CCGAGCGCTGTACGAAGGGACGAATACTGTGCAAACAGGAATTCAAGGCCGGTGTGGAACCCGGTGGCCAGGGCGCCGACCAGCAGTCCGACCAGGGCCGCTTTCAGAAAATAGGCCGCATCGGATCTAGCGCTTGAGGAACTGGAAGGGTCTGCCATGCCGCCCGCCGGGGTGAGGTACCAACCGCACGCGCCGTTGAGTCGGCGTGCTTCTTGTCCAAGCCTGCAAAGATTTGGCGTTGGGCGCAAGTGAGGGGCTTAAAAGAGAAACGCGCGGCAGGCCGCGCGTTTGTCTTCAAGCCGTTTGTCGGGCCTTGCCTAGATCACATAGACCCGCGTGCCCACCTTCACCCGTTCATAAAGGTCGGTGACGTCCTCGTTGCGCATGCGGATGCAGCCGGAGGAGACCGCATGGCCGATGGTCCAGGGCTGGTTGGAGCCGTGAATGCGGTAGAGAGTCGAGCCGAGATAGAGCGCCCGGGCGCCGAGCGGATTGTCCGGCCCGCCCGCCATGAAGACCGGCAGGTCAGGGCGGCGTTTGCGCATTTCAGCCGGCGGGCGCCAGTCGGGCCATTCTGCCTTGCGGGTGATCTTGTGTGTGCCGGCCCATTCAAAGCCGGGTTTGCCGACGCCGACACCGTAGCGGCGGGCCGTGCCGTCATTCTGCACCAGATACAGGAAGCGGGCATTGGTATCGATGACGATCGTACCTGCCTTGTGCGGGCCGTCATAGTCGACCACGGTCGGCAGGAATTGCGGTGCGATCTGTCGGGTTTGCGGCTGGCGAACCCGCTGCTGCTGCTGTCGGACCGGCTGCTGCTGGCGCGGTGCCCACCAGCTGGTCCGGCGCACCTGGCGCTGCTGCTGCGGGACCTGCCGGAACTGATAGCGGGTCGCGGTCGAGCGGCGCTGCACCCGCGGTTGGAGTTGCAGCATCCAGGGCTCGGTCAGGTTCGGGCTCAGGACAAGGGGCGGCGGAGCGGTCTGGGCAGATGCCTCGGGCATGCCCGAAAGGCTCGCGGCAATCATAAAAGCACCGGTCAAGGCAATCGCCTTTGATGGGATTGAACGCAAAAAGAACATGGCAGCACTCACAAACTTTTCATCGACCACGTTCAGCAGCCAGGAGCGTGTCCACGGCTGCCGGTTAACGGATTGGCAAGGATGATAAGCGGCCACCTTCAGTCAAACGTGAATCCGGCCTGGAGAATTCAGGTAATCTTTTCTTATGGTTAGTTCTTTGTTGAAGAACAGGCTTAATAAAAAACGTATCCGGATCGACGTCGTTTGGTTAACGAATTTTGTGCGGGTTGAATCCGCTGCGCTTTCCGGGATTCCTTGGTTAACGCACGCGCCGGCGAGCGTCACGCACAACAAGCGGCAGGATGTCCTTGGTCTGTTTCATGGACATGCCCGGTTTGATCCGGGGGTCGTAGAGCATGTTCAAAATGATCTGGTCGAACACGGTAAAACGGCTGTGGCGCGAGGAATCGTTAAAGACGGAATGGATGAGCGCGGCATCGTCATTCATCGGGCCAAGGCCCTGCAGCAGTTCCTCCACCAGGCAACGCTTGAACAGGAACTCGCCCTCATCGGACACGATCACGGCCGCAGACCGCTTGATGCCCTTGCGGCCGGAGACGACGCGGACAAGACATCGTCCGGGGACACGGGCACGGTCGTTCTTGTAGATGTCCCGCCGCACGACGTCTTCATATTGTGCGCGGTCGACGACATAGACCTCGAAATTGGCGGCGTTGCGATC
This genomic interval from Labrenzia sp. VG12 contains the following:
- a CDS encoding L,D-transpeptidase; protein product: MIAASLSGMPEASAQTAPPPLVLSPNLTEPWMLQLQPRVQRRSTATRYQFRQVPQQQRQVRRTSWWAPRQQQPVRQQQQRVRQPQTRQIAPQFLPTVVDYDGPHKAGTIVIDTNARFLYLVQNDGTARRYGVGVGKPGFEWAGTHKITRKAEWPDWRPPAEMRKRRPDLPVFMAGGPDNPLGARALYLGSTLYRIHGSNQPWTIGHAVSSGCIRMRNEDVTDLYERVKVGTRVYVI
- a CDS encoding DUF2927 domain-containing protein; this translates as MTLTRCFLASFLLFFASFTLPNAASANDSFTTEELLEGFEKTVFGLEYRSWSWRPYLVKKFTQPVLFYVHNLSSRDRSKVVRRFVREIGNRIGGLTTGITNDRNAANFEVYVVDRAQYEDVVRRDIYKNDRARVPGRCLVRVVSGRKGIKRSAAVIVSDEGEFLFKRCLVEELLQGLGPMNDDAALIHSVFNDSSRHSRFTVFDQIILNMLYDPRIKPGMSMKQTKDILPLVVRDARRRVR